In the Candidatus Thermoplasmatota archaeon genome, one interval contains:
- the trxB gene encoding thioredoxin-disulfide reductase, producing the protein MDYELAVIGAGPAGFSAAIYAQRSGIKTVVFDRGAGGGLAQIAPRIENYPGFESISGFDLTQKMRQHAAKYADLHLYEEVQKIERKDSLFSIATDRAVYQVGAIILCTGTEHKKLDVPGEVEFLGRGVSYCATCDGFFFKGKKVAVIGGGNTALMEAIFLKQLGCSKVFLIHRRDQFRAEKIYVDEAQQKDIVFLLNTTVESISGSDKVTHLQVVYLPTQKQSKLEVDGVFVSVGVQPQNTLARMLELHLDTQGYIVVDKEQRTNIRGVYAAGDITGGVRQVITACAQGAVAALSSVEMFGKKYPY; encoded by the coding sequence ATGGACTACGAACTTGCGGTTATCGGTGCTGGCCCTGCTGGTTTTTCAGCTGCGATTTACGCACAGCGTTCAGGGATAAAAACTGTTGTTTTTGATCGAGGTGCTGGCGGAGGTCTTGCACAGATTGCACCAAGGATTGAGAATTATCCTGGTTTTGAATCAATTTCCGGTTTTGATCTAACTCAGAAAATGAGACAACATGCAGCAAAATATGCTGATCTCCATTTGTATGAGGAGGTACAAAAAATCGAAAGAAAAGATTCTTTGTTTTCAATTGCTACAGATAGAGCAGTGTATCAGGTTGGCGCGATCATTCTTTGCACAGGAACTGAACATAAGAAACTCGATGTACCTGGTGAAGTAGAGTTTCTTGGTCGAGGAGTGTCGTATTGTGCAACGTGCGATGGATTTTTTTTCAAAGGAAAAAAAGTAGCGGTTATTGGTGGCGGTAATACTGCTCTTATGGAAGCTATTTTTTTAAAACAGCTTGGATGTAGCAAGGTTTTTTTAATTCATCGTCGGGATCAGTTCCGAGCTGAGAAAATTTATGTTGATGAAGCACAGCAGAAAGACATAGTGTTTCTCTTAAATACTACCGTGGAAAGCATTAGCGGTTCAGATAAGGTTACGCATCTACAAGTTGTGTATCTGCCTACTCAGAAACAATCAAAACTAGAGGTTGATGGTGTTTTTGTATCAGTTGGTGTTCAACCTCAGAATACGTTGGCTCGTATGCTTGAACTTCACCTTGATACTCAGGGGTATATAGTGGTTGATAAAGAACAGCGAACCAACATTCGAGGGGTGTATGCAGCTGGTGATATCACCGGCGGTGTCCGTCAGGTGATTACCGCCTGTGCTCAGGGAGCTGTTGCAGCACTCTCGTCAGTTGAGATGTTTGGGAAAAAATATCCATATTAA
- the hycI gene encoding hydrogenase maturation peptidase HycI, with translation MTKIMVFCIGNRDGGDDAIGPYIADQLNKHKNHGIDVVDCGTNPENYTSLVKQKKPHVLLIIDAVDMNLKPGEVRIVPKEKISTMHICTHGIPLPILITYLESWVQKILLIGIQPKTYIGSLTAPVKKSGEYVITLIEQKKIDTLHHLPE, from the coding sequence ATGACAAAAATAATGGTTTTCTGCATCGGCAACCGAGATGGTGGTGACGATGCAATCGGACCGTATATCGCAGATCAACTCAACAAACACAAAAACCATGGTATCGACGTTGTTGATTGTGGGACAAATCCGGAGAATTATACCTCCCTGGTAAAACAAAAAAAACCACACGTACTCCTGATCATAGATGCTGTTGATATGAATCTAAAACCTGGAGAGGTGCGTATCGTTCCAAAAGAAAAAATCAGCACCATGCACATCTGTACCCATGGAATACCTCTCCCGATTCTCATAACCTATCTCGAATCATGGGTACAAAAAATACTCCTCATCGGCATACAACCAAAAACCTATATCGGATCACTTACAGCACCAGTCAAAAAAAGCGGAGAGTATGTAATAACATTAATTGAACAGAAAAAAATTGACACACTACACCATCTCCCAGAATAA
- a CDS encoding anaerobic ribonucleoside-triphosphate reductase activating protein yields MKIGGLQKTSFIDYPEYISAVVWTVGCNFRCPFCYNKDLVFGRSQLLPEEEIISFLQKRQGMIEGVVISGGEPLLQDDLSGFLQKIRKLGFLIKLDTNGSLPDRLKVLLDDGLVDYVALDVKAPKKKYPSVCGCEVDVSNIQTSMDLIRKQAPEYEFRTTVVPSLLNKEDIIEIAHWIAGAQQWYLQQFKVFPPLVSSELEKINAYDRQFFDELIAAVQPFIEKVVVRGL; encoded by the coding sequence ATGAAGATCGGCGGGTTACAGAAAACATCATTTATCGACTACCCTGAGTACATCAGTGCAGTTGTTTGGACGGTTGGTTGTAACTTTCGATGTCCTTTTTGTTATAACAAGGATCTTGTCTTTGGGCGTTCACAGCTTCTTCCTGAAGAGGAGATCATTTCTTTTTTACAAAAACGACAAGGTATGATCGAAGGTGTTGTCATTTCCGGAGGCGAACCTTTATTACAAGATGATCTCAGTGGTTTCCTTCAAAAAATACGAAAGCTTGGTTTTTTGATAAAACTTGATACCAACGGTTCACTCCCTGATCGATTGAAGGTGTTGCTTGATGATGGTCTGGTTGATTATGTTGCTCTTGATGTAAAGGCACCGAAAAAGAAATATCCCTCTGTCTGTGGTTGTGAGGTTGATGTTTCAAACATACAAACGTCAATGGATCTTATTCGAAAACAGGCACCGGAGTATGAATTTCGCACAACAGTTGTTCCATCGTTGTTGAATAAGGAGGATATCATTGAGATTGCACACTGGATTGCAGGGGCTCAACAGTGGTATCTCCAGCAGTTTAAGGTTTTTCCACCATTAGTATCTTCAGAGCTAGAAAAGATCAACGCGTATGATCGCCAGTTTTTTGATGAACTGATCGCTGCAGTACAACCATTCATAGAGAAAGTCGTCGTTAGGGGTTTGTGA